Proteins from one Pseudomonas bijieensis genomic window:
- a CDS encoding AraC family transcriptional regulator, with protein MTEPTSLASWTRALRKQLDALGLDSHALCVEAGLDPQLMDDPNARYPLSGTTRLWALAVQASGDPAIGLRVSRFVSPTTFHALGYALVASGSLREVFERIVRYHPVVSDALTLQLSRGEDRYRFSLDVPPGRPAPAFEAIDAFAAIYVRTCRNRLGRDYAPLAVYLRRPEPADPAPWHKVFRSPVHFGADQDRLEFELSDFDSHLDDANPELAEHNETVLERTLAQLKPLTWERKVRAAIEAQLPEGEPSAERIAQAMHLSLRSLQRHLADEGCRFDALLNECRENLALLHLRDPQCSLSEVSYLLGFADASSFSRAFKRWTGMTPGQFRDGLR; from the coding sequence ATGACTGAACCGACCTCCCTTGCCAGCTGGACCCGCGCCCTGCGCAAACAGCTCGATGCGTTGGGCCTGGACAGCCATGCCCTGTGCGTCGAAGCCGGGCTCGATCCACAACTGATGGACGACCCGAACGCCCGCTACCCGCTCTCAGGCACCACACGCCTGTGGGCGTTGGCGGTGCAGGCCAGCGGCGACCCGGCCATCGGCCTGCGGGTCTCGCGCTTCGTCAGCCCCACCACGTTCCACGCGCTGGGTTATGCCTTGGTCGCCAGCGGCAGCCTGCGAGAAGTGTTCGAGCGGATCGTGCGCTATCACCCGGTGGTCAGCGATGCGCTGACCCTGCAATTGAGCCGTGGCGAAGACCGTTATCGCTTCAGCCTCGACGTGCCGCCGGGCCGACCGGCGCCAGCCTTCGAGGCCATCGATGCGTTCGCGGCGATTTATGTGCGCACCTGCCGCAACCGCCTGGGCCGCGATTACGCACCGCTGGCGGTCTACCTGCGACGCCCGGAGCCAGCGGATCCCGCGCCCTGGCACAAGGTATTCCGCTCGCCGGTACATTTTGGCGCCGACCAGGATCGCCTGGAGTTCGAGCTCAGCGACTTCGACAGCCACCTGGACGACGCCAACCCGGAACTGGCCGAACACAACGAAACAGTGCTCGAGCGCACCCTCGCCCAGCTCAAGCCACTGACCTGGGAACGCAAGGTCCGCGCGGCCATCGAGGCCCAACTGCCCGAAGGCGAACCCAGCGCCGAACGCATCGCCCAGGCCATGCACCTGAGCCTGCGCAGCCTGCAACGGCACCTGGCCGACGAAGGCTGCCGCTTCGACGCACTGCTCAACGAATGCCGGGAAAACCTCGCGCTGCTGCACTTGCGCGATCCCCAGTGCTCGCTGAGCGAAGTCAGTTACCTGCTGGGCTTTGCCGATGCCAGCAGCTTCAGCCGCGCGTTCAAACGCTGGACCGGAATGACGCCGGGACAGTTTCGGGATGGGTTGCGCTAG
- a CDS encoding Crp/Fnr family transcriptional regulator, translating into MNSHPWHSHLMAGHWYSHLPDELQNSLLDMARLRRLPPGHRLFQRGDPPCGLYAVLEGAVRVGAVNEQGKEALLSVVEAPHWFGEICLFDGQPRTHDAVVVGQSVLLHLPQAPLLAFLQEQPIYWRHLALLMSHKLRLTFINLEHLSLMPAPARVAHRLLMIAEGYGEIEPARRVLQLPQEQLALMLALSRQTTNQVLKDLQAQGILHLSYGEIEILDIERLRALTTT; encoded by the coding sequence ATGAATTCGCATCCCTGGCACTCACACCTGATGGCCGGCCATTGGTACAGCCATCTGCCTGATGAGTTACAGAATAGTCTGCTGGACATGGCGCGGCTGCGCCGCCTGCCGCCGGGCCATCGGCTGTTCCAGCGTGGCGATCCACCCTGCGGGTTGTATGCCGTGCTGGAAGGCGCGGTGCGTGTCGGTGCGGTGAACGAACAGGGCAAGGAGGCGTTGCTGAGCGTGGTGGAGGCGCCCCACTGGTTCGGTGAAATCTGCCTGTTCGATGGCCAGCCGCGGACCCATGATGCGGTGGTCGTAGGTCAATCTGTGCTGCTGCACTTGCCCCAGGCGCCGTTGCTGGCCTTCCTGCAAGAACAACCGATCTATTGGCGGCATCTCGCATTATTGATGAGCCACAAACTGCGCCTGACCTTCATCAACCTCGAGCACCTGAGCCTGATGCCCGCACCGGCCCGCGTGGCCCACCGCCTGCTGATGATCGCCGAAGGCTACGGCGAAATCGAACCGGCGCGCCGGGTTCTGCAACTGCCTCAGGAGCAACTGGCGCTGATGCTCGCGCTGTCGCGCCAGACTACCAACCAGGTCCTCAAGGACCTTCAAGCCCAAGGCATCCTTCATCTCAGTTATGGCGAGATCGAAATCCTCGACATCGAGCGGTTGCGGGCCCTGACCACAACCTGA
- a CDS encoding DUF962 domain-containing protein has protein sequence MKSLVDHLSQYAAYHRDPRNIASHFIGIPLIFVAVAVLLSRPGWPMGAVLVSPALLAAVASAWFYLRLEIRLGVLMTVLLGLAVWLGQMLAAQSTSVWLGSGLGMFVVGWVIQFVGHYYEGRKPAFVDDLTGLIVGPLFVVVEAGFLLGLRGELKQAIEERVGPVTLRNQRSAA, from the coding sequence ATGAAAAGCCTCGTCGATCATCTCAGTCAATACGCCGCCTATCATCGCGACCCGCGCAACATCGCCAGCCATTTCATTGGCATTCCGCTGATCTTCGTCGCCGTCGCCGTATTGTTGTCACGACCCGGCTGGCCGATGGGTGCGGTTCTGGTGTCGCCCGCGTTGCTGGCGGCCGTGGCCAGTGCGTGGTTCTACCTGCGCCTGGAAATACGCCTGGGTGTGTTGATGACGGTGCTGCTGGGCCTGGCGGTTTGGCTGGGCCAGATGCTCGCCGCGCAAAGCACTTCGGTGTGGCTGGGCAGTGGCCTGGGCATGTTTGTAGTGGGTTGGGTGATCCAGTTTGTCGGTCACTATTACGAAGGCCGCAAGCCGGCGTTCGTCGACGACCTCACAGGGTTGATTGTCGGGCCGTTGTTCGTGGTGGTTGAAGCAGGTTTCCTGCTGGGACTTCGTGGCGAACTGAAGCAGGCTATTGAAGAGCGCGTCGGGCCGGTAACCCTGCGCAACCAGCGCTCGGCGGCCTGA
- a CDS encoding GMC oxidoreductase has protein sequence MSTEQAEVIIVGAGLAGSIIAYQLGMAGVDVLVLESGPEIPVNRTQYLERFYTATLKTPESPYPPVSTLDTPRDPAKENAPRATIADLILGWNEPKTSYLVQKGPLPFNSTYERVGGGTTWHWVGTCLRMVPNDFRLRSKYGVGVDWPIGYDDLQSAYCRAEAEIGVSANVADQAYLGMTFPEGYSFPMHSIPLSLVDGSFVSAVTGQTFDGLPLVVSPTPAGRNSQPYAGRRVCAGNTNCTPICPIQAKYDATVTMNKALSTGKVRVMYRTVASKVTVGPDKNINGVEFIQYQLGDGPQTGTGVAIGQRYVIAAHAIETPKLLLNSKTPAWPNGVANSSGQVGRSLSDHPIYLAWGLMPEGKTVFPYRGPVSTAGIESLRDGDFRSQRAAWRIEIGNEGWNWPVGDPYVTVADFIDGKNKSCTNPLPSKENPPPPTEALYGTALIQRLNDLFIRQFRIGFLVEQVEEHPDQSNSYIVPSTDKLTDGLGILRPEIHYDLSDYTKEGFRQAKILASHIIKDLLGAVELTAPIGKGTFRYKDEDYSFQGAGHLMGTYRMGDDPAKSVVDKYQRSWDHKNLFLVGDGVFPSTGTSNPSLTIAALSFQAGDTVANDLKAVTMQVQANNPWQGTGVQVNGLVPRLVRYVSGLWCASPQGGNVDGKGGSRHIDYSSYALPGAAEGALIGRVGNGGKPFLVGDLAQVPGDQQGELQLCINDDLTGQYGSGLKDNTGALTIRIEFGAL, from the coding sequence ATGAGTACCGAACAAGCAGAGGTGATCATCGTTGGCGCGGGGCTGGCCGGCAGTATCATCGCTTATCAGTTGGGCATGGCCGGCGTCGATGTACTGGTGCTCGAATCGGGTCCGGAGATCCCGGTCAACCGCACGCAATACCTGGAGCGCTTCTACACCGCCACGCTGAAAACCCCGGAATCCCCTTATCCGCCGGTGTCGACACTGGATACGCCGCGTGACCCGGCCAAGGAAAATGCCCCTCGGGCCACCATCGCCGACCTGATCCTCGGCTGGAACGAGCCGAAAACCAGCTACCTGGTGCAGAAAGGTCCGCTGCCCTTCAACAGCACCTATGAACGGGTGGGCGGCGGCACGACCTGGCATTGGGTCGGGACGTGCCTGCGCATGGTACCGAACGATTTTCGCCTGAGGAGCAAGTACGGCGTAGGGGTGGATTGGCCCATCGGTTACGACGACCTGCAAAGCGCCTATTGCCGGGCCGAGGCGGAAATCGGGGTGTCGGCCAATGTCGCCGACCAGGCCTACCTGGGCATGACCTTTCCCGAAGGTTACTCCTTCCCGATGCACAGCATCCCGTTGTCGCTGGTCGATGGCAGTTTCGTCAGCGCCGTGACCGGGCAGACGTTCGACGGCTTGCCGCTGGTGGTCAGCCCGACGCCGGCCGGGCGCAACTCCCAGCCCTACGCCGGGCGTCGGGTGTGTGCCGGCAATACCAACTGCACGCCGATCTGCCCGATCCAGGCCAAGTACGACGCGACCGTGACCATGAACAAGGCCCTGTCCACCGGCAAGGTCCGGGTCATGTACCGGACCGTGGCCAGCAAAGTGACGGTGGGCCCGGACAAGAACATCAATGGCGTCGAATTCATTCAATACCAGCTTGGCGACGGACCGCAGACGGGAACCGGCGTGGCCATCGGGCAGCGTTACGTGATCGCGGCCCATGCCATTGAAACCCCTAAATTGTTGCTCAACTCCAAGACCCCGGCCTGGCCCAACGGCGTGGCCAACAGCAGTGGGCAAGTGGGACGCAGTTTGTCCGACCACCCGATTTACCTGGCCTGGGGGCTGATGCCGGAAGGCAAGACGGTATTTCCATACCGTGGTCCGGTGTCCACGGCGGGCATCGAGAGCCTGCGTGATGGCGACTTTCGCAGCCAGCGAGCGGCATGGCGCATCGAAATCGGCAACGAGGGCTGGAACTGGCCGGTGGGCGACCCTTACGTCACCGTGGCCGATTTTATCGACGGCAAGAACAAAAGTTGCACCAACCCGTTGCCATCGAAAGAGAACCCGCCGCCGCCCACTGAGGCGCTTTACGGCACGGCGCTGATTCAACGGCTCAACGACCTGTTCATCCGCCAGTTTCGGATCGGTTTTTTGGTGGAGCAGGTGGAGGAGCATCCCGACCAGTCCAATAGCTACATCGTGCCCTCGACGGACAAGCTCACGGACGGGCTCGGCATTCTCCGGCCGGAAATCCACTACGACCTGTCCGATTACACCAAGGAAGGTTTCAGGCAGGCGAAGATACTGGCGAGCCACATCATCAAGGACCTGCTCGGGGCCGTGGAACTGACGGCACCCATTGGCAAAGGGACCTTCAGGTACAAAGACGAGGATTACAGCTTCCAGGGCGCCGGGCACCTGATGGGGACTTATCGCATGGGCGATGACCCGGCCAAGTCGGTGGTGGACAAGTATCAACGCAGTTGGGACCACAAGAACCTGTTCCTGGTGGGCGATGGCGTGTTCCCCAGCACCGGCACCTCGAATCCGAGCCTGACGATTGCGGCGCTGTCGTTCCAGGCCGGGGACACCGTGGCCAACGACCTGAAGGCGGTGACCATGCAGGTCCAGGCCAACAATCCTTGGCAGGGCACGGGTGTGCAGGTCAACGGGTTGGTGCCGCGCCTGGTTCGCTACGTCAGCGGGTTATGGTGCGCGAGTCCGCAGGGTGGCAATGTCGATGGAAAGGGCGGTTCCAGGCACATCGACTACAGCAGCTATGCCTTGCCCGGTGCGGCCGAAGGCGCCTTGATCGGTCGCGTGGGCAATGGTGGCAAGCCGTTCCTGGTGGGTGATCTGGCGCAGGTTCCGGGCGACCAGCAAGGGGAGCTGCAACTGTGCATCAACGATGACCTGACCGGGCAGTACGGGTCTGGCTTGAAAGATAACACCGGCGCGCTGACGATTCGGATCGAGTTCGGTGCGCTGTAA